One genomic segment of Vibrio fluvialis includes these proteins:
- a CDS encoding NAD(P)/FAD-dependent oxidoreductase has translation MRNHCKRDPIVIIGTGIGGVSVLNEIRKNDLETSIVVIDENEGYTYLKPMLSKMCHSGFDEKILNIVTASEIEATYNCTLLSNVRAKYINTEKRTVSLSNKEVVHFSDLIIASGSVPRKTLYNNDEKNIKVKNVSSWKNYVSLIDELTQYKRISIIGAGIVGCEIAYDLSHRFDNVNLINSANRILSNLNDETLSQEVFERLSARNVRLFNSVKNISYRCNPSQSVYFEKGSEKVEIESEIIIECVGNDSSTDLLDGKHMSVIPIDNKCKTEFENIYALGDCASYKGRVFSNIIIIKKWSKIIANNISNIPSVFNQEDYSVIIKVGKPILKTTINVK, from the coding sequence ATGCGAAATCATTGTAAACGTGACCCAATCGTCATTATTGGTACTGGAATTGGCGGAGTTTCCGTCTTGAATGAAATACGAAAAAATGATCTCGAAACGTCAATAGTGGTTATTGATGAGAACGAGGGTTATACATACCTCAAGCCGATGTTGTCCAAAATGTGCCACTCTGGATTTGATGAAAAGATACTCAATATAGTTACGGCGAGTGAAATTGAAGCTACATATAACTGCACTTTATTATCAAACGTTAGAGCGAAATATATTAACACTGAAAAAAGAACGGTCAGTTTGAGTAATAAAGAGGTTGTTCATTTTAGTGATCTAATTATTGCGTCTGGTTCAGTTCCAAGAAAAACATTATATAATAATGACGAAAAAAATATTAAGGTGAAAAACGTTAGCTCTTGGAAAAATTACGTTAGTTTGATAGATGAACTTACTCAATATAAAAGAATTTCAATTATTGGTGCAGGTATTGTTGGTTGTGAAATCGCATATGATTTATCTCATAGGTTTGATAACGTCAACCTAATTAACTCTGCAAATAGAATTTTATCAAATTTAAATGATGAAACATTAAGTCAAGAGGTGTTTGAGCGACTTAGTGCGAGAAATGTGAGATTATTCAATAGTGTTAAAAACATATCGTATAGGTGTAACCCTTCTCAATCAGTATATTTTGAGAAAGGTAGTGAAAAAGTAGAGATTGAATCAGAAATAATTATTGAATGTGTTGGAAATGATTCTAGTACAGATTTATTGGACGGGAAGCATATGAGCGTAATACCAATAGATAATAAATGTAAAACTGAATTCGAAAATATTTACGCTCTGGGTGACTGTGCAAGTTATAAAGGTAGAGTTTTTAGTAACATTATTATAATAAAAAAATGGTCAAAAATAATTGCGAATAATATATCTAACATTCCTTCTGTATTTAATCAAGAAGACTATAGCGTAATAATTAAAGTCGGAAAACCAATTTTAAAAACAACCATCAACGTCAAGTAG
- a CDS encoding rubredoxin, whose amino-acid sequence MSSKYVCLVCGYVHDDSEHNQTFESLPDDYMCPECDEGKDVFEKIKL is encoded by the coding sequence ATGAGCAGTAAATATGTTTGTCTAGTATGTGGTTATGTTCATGATGATTCTGAGCATAATCAAACATTTGAATCATTACCCGATGATTATATGTGTCCAGAATGTGATGAAGGCAAGGATGTCTTCGAAAAAATAAAATTATAA